The following coding sequences are from one Roseburia hominis A2-183 window:
- a CDS encoding NusG domain II-containing protein, which produces MKKRISRNDVIFLAILLAVVTVFLVIYERTGMRADAGACVRVTVDGSVYGTYALGEEQEIPIVQDGVTTNVLTIRDGRADMTEADCPDKLCVHQKAISKNHEMIVCLPNKVVVEVTGSEENGFDSIAR; this is translated from the coding sequence ATGAAAAAGCGAATCAGCAGAAACGATGTGATTTTTCTTGCAATACTGCTTGCCGTGGTTACGGTATTTCTTGTGATCTATGAGCGGACGGGAATGCGCGCGGATGCGGGTGCCTGTGTGCGCGTCACCGTGGACGGCAGCGTGTACGGGACCTATGCGCTCGGGGAGGAGCAGGAGATACCGATTGTGCAGGACGGCGTGACAACGAATGTCCTGACAATCCGCGATGGCAGGGCGGACATGACGGAGGCGGACTGCCCGGACAAGCTGTGTGTCCATCAGAAGGCAATCTCTAAGAATCATGAGATGATTGTCTGTCTGCCGAACAAAGTGGTTGTGGAGGTGACGGGAAGTGAAGAAAACGGATTCGACTCCATTGCGAGATAA
- a CDS encoding Gx transporter family protein gives MRDKVAYLGVFLALALICSYVESLIPFYFGIPGVKLGLTNIVVVLMLYCVGTKEAFAISMLRIVLAGFLFGNLFSILYSLAGGMFSFLVMYLLKRTGKLGVLPVSVAGGMSHNIGQIAVAAFVVENINIFYYLPVLFVAGIVTGLLIGVAAQEIILRIGGRLKR, from the coding sequence TTGCGAGATAAGGTGGCGTATCTCGGGGTTTTTCTTGCGCTTGCCTTAATCTGCAGCTATGTGGAATCCCTGATCCCGTTTTATTTCGGAATACCGGGGGTAAAGCTGGGGCTCACCAATATTGTGGTGGTACTGATGCTGTACTGTGTCGGCACTAAGGAGGCGTTTGCCATCTCGATGCTCCGGATTGTACTGGCGGGTTTTCTGTTTGGCAATCTGTTCAGTATCTTATACAGCCTTGCCGGCGGAATGTTCAGCTTTCTGGTAATGTATCTTTTGAAACGGACCGGAAAGCTCGGTGTGCTGCCGGTCAGCGTCGCGGGCGGAATGTCACACAACATCGGTCAGATTGCCGTGGCGGCGTTTGTGGTGGAGAATATCAACATTTTTTACTATCTGCCGGTGCTTTTCGTGGCAGGCATCGTTACGGGACTGCTGATCGGTGTGGCAGCCCAGGAGATCATACTAAGGATTGGCGGACGGCTGAAACGATAA
- the ruvB gene encoding Holliday junction branch migration DNA helicase RuvB: MEKRVISTQVQEEDLKIEKSLRPQTLDDYIGQQKAKENLKIYIEAAKARGESLDHVLFYGPPGLGKTTLAGIIANEMGTHMKVTSGPAIGKPGEMAAILSNLQEGDVLFVDEIHRLNRQVEEVLYPAMEDYAIDIMLGKGATARSIRLDLPKFTLVGATTRAGLLSAPLRDRFGVVHHLEFYTVEELKTIILHSALTLGVEIDEEGAYEMARRSRGTPRLANRLLKRVRDFAQVKYDGRISKEVASFALDLLEVDKMGLDQNDRNILMTMIGKFAGGPVGLDTLAAAIGEDAGTIEDVYEPYLVKNGLINRTPKGRVVTELAYQHLGIEHSV, encoded by the coding sequence ATGGAGAAGCGGGTCATATCCACGCAGGTGCAGGAGGAAGATCTTAAGATCGAGAAAAGTCTCCGGCCGCAGACGCTGGACGATTATATCGGACAGCAGAAGGCAAAGGAAAATTTAAAAATATATATCGAGGCGGCAAAGGCGAGGGGGGAATCTCTCGACCATGTGCTGTTCTACGGACCGCCCGGACTTGGAAAGACCACGCTCGCCGGAATCATTGCCAATGAGATGGGAACACATATGAAGGTCACTTCGGGACCTGCCATCGGAAAACCGGGGGAAATGGCAGCGATCCTAAGCAATCTGCAGGAGGGAGATGTCCTCTTTGTCGACGAGATCCACCGGCTGAACCGCCAGGTGGAGGAGGTGCTGTACCCGGCAATGGAGGATTATGCCATTGATATCATGCTTGGCAAGGGAGCCACAGCGCGCTCCATCCGTCTGGATCTGCCGAAGTTTACCCTGGTGGGAGCGACCACGCGCGCGGGACTTTTGTCGGCACCGTTAAGAGACCGTTTTGGCGTGGTGCATCATCTGGAGTTCTACACGGTGGAGGAGTTAAAAACGATCATCCTGCATTCGGCATTGACACTTGGGGTGGAGATCGATGAGGAGGGTGCTTACGAGATGGCGAGACGCTCGCGCGGAACCCCGCGTCTGGCGAACCGGCTGTTAAAGCGCGTGCGCGATTTCGCGCAGGTAAAATACGACGGCCGGATTTCAAAGGAGGTAGCGTCCTTTGCACTGGATCTGCTGGAGGTTGACAAGATGGGGCTCGATCAGAATGACAGGAACATTTTGATGACGATGATCGGAAAATTTGCGGGCGGACCGGTCGGGCTGGACACGCTGGCGGCAGCAATCGGTGAGGATGCCGGAACCATCGAGGACGTATATGAACCGTATCTGGTAAAGAACGGGCTGATCAACCGCACGCCGAAGGGACGGGTGGTGACAGAGCTGGCATACCAGCATCTGGGAATCGAACATTCCGTATAG
- a CDS encoding U32 family peptidase, which yields MMQKRELELLAPAGSYETFEAVIRAGADAVYLGGSHFGARAYANNFNEEELLRAIDYAHIHGRQVYLTVNTLFKEEELEQGLYEYLLPYYEQGLDAVIVQDMGAFARIRSMFPGMDIHTSTQMTVTGAAGAAYMKQLGASRVVMAREMSFAEIREIHDKVGIEIESFVHGALCYCYSGQCLLSSMLGGRSGNRGRCAQPCRLPYEVYKKDQKSRIACGNYVLSPKDLCTIDAIPALAESGIFSFKIEGRMKQAEYAAGVVSVYRQYMDRYLDRLNEERAGGCSEDEARRRAKKAYAVTEEDHRKLLALGNRSGFTDGYYFRRNGREMITFDSPGHAKTDEALQKTVREHYIKVRPEQEIKEKINGFLRLKKDLSATLKLQCEECEITCEGEQVLQAQKQPLSRDRVDVCMRKTGNTPFAFEQLAIEMDEDVFLPVQALNALRREALLALEEKLLQGYRRDGAASPEAEKLGCGADKRTRQEERREAEDAGKTVIVSLENRCLLPVVLRSSFVHGIYVDSSCYTRDELWTALLKDAGEAHLAGKKFYYILPAVFRSRTAAFYRENIEHLKALPLDGFVAKSYDAAAFVRQELGAETPLILDHSLYSWNSAARDVFLQLAPERDTVPLELNRSELFARDNHHSEAMVYGYLPLMTSAQCVHANTEKCDRKRGILYLKDRYGKYFPVKNNCTECYNTIYNTTPLMLFDERADFLRMGIAAYRISFTIEEEEQAAFILDLFERTFLSGKHSVKELFPDGYTRGHYKRGVE from the coding sequence ATGATGCAGAAAAGAGAATTGGAGCTGCTGGCTCCGGCGGGATCATACGAGACGTTTGAGGCGGTCATACGGGCGGGGGCGGACGCGGTATATCTGGGCGGCAGCCATTTTGGAGCCCGCGCATATGCGAATAATTTTAATGAGGAAGAATTGCTGCGTGCCATCGACTATGCACATATCCATGGCAGACAGGTGTATCTGACGGTGAACACCCTGTTCAAGGAGGAGGAACTGGAACAGGGACTCTATGAGTATCTGCTGCCGTATTACGAGCAGGGGCTCGATGCGGTGATCGTGCAGGATATGGGGGCGTTTGCAAGGATACGAAGCATGTTCCCCGGGATGGATATTCACACCAGCACGCAGATGACTGTGACCGGCGCGGCGGGTGCGGCGTACATGAAGCAGCTCGGTGCGAGCCGGGTGGTCATGGCGCGGGAGATGTCGTTTGCCGAGATAAGAGAAATCCATGACAAGGTGGGAATCGAGATCGAGAGTTTTGTGCACGGTGCACTGTGTTACTGTTATTCCGGGCAATGTCTGCTCAGCAGTATGCTGGGCGGCAGAAGCGGCAACCGTGGGCGCTGTGCACAGCCGTGCCGGCTTCCCTATGAGGTCTACAAAAAGGATCAGAAATCCCGTATCGCGTGCGGCAATTACGTGTTAAGCCCGAAGGATCTGTGTACGATTGATGCCATTCCCGCACTTGCAGAGAGCGGCATATTCTCCTTTAAGATTGAGGGACGGATGAAGCAGGCGGAGTATGCGGCAGGCGTTGTATCCGTTTACCGGCAGTATATGGACCGTTATCTGGACCGGCTGAATGAGGAGAGAGCGGGCGGCTGCAGCGAGGATGAGGCACGCCGGCGGGCGAAGAAGGCTTACGCGGTAACGGAGGAGGATCACAGAAAGCTGCTGGCGCTCGGCAACCGCAGCGGTTTTACCGACGGGTACTATTTCCGCAGAAATGGCAGGGAGATGATTACCTTTGATTCCCCGGGACATGCGAAGACAGACGAGGCACTGCAGAAGACGGTGCGGGAACACTATATCAAAGTGCGGCCGGAGCAGGAAATCAAAGAAAAAATCAATGGATTCTTAAGATTAAAAAAAGATTTATCTGCTACACTGAAACTGCAATGTGAAGAATGTGAGATTACGTGTGAGGGGGAGCAGGTATTGCAGGCGCAGAAACAGCCGCTCTCGCGTGACAGGGTGGACGTCTGTATGAGAAAAACAGGAAATACACCGTTTGCATTTGAACAGCTGGCCATTGAGATGGACGAGGATGTTTTTCTGCCGGTGCAGGCACTAAACGCGCTGCGTAGGGAGGCACTTCTTGCACTGGAGGAGAAGCTTCTGCAGGGATACCGCAGGGATGGAGCAGCGTCCCCGGAGGCGGAGAAGTTAGGCTGTGGCGCGGACAAAAGGACGCGGCAGGAGGAGCGAAGAGAAGCAGAGGATGCCGGTAAAACGGTCATCGTTTCGTTGGAGAACCGGTGTCTGCTGCCGGTGGTGCTTCGTTCTTCCTTTGTACATGGGATTTATGTGGACAGCAGCTGCTATACCAGGGATGAATTATGGACGGCACTTTTAAAAGATGCAGGAGAGGCACACCTGGCGGGAAAGAAATTCTATTATATTCTGCCGGCGGTATTTCGCAGCAGAACGGCAGCATTTTACAGGGAGAATATAGAGCACTTAAAGGCATTGCCGCTGGACGGATTTGTGGCAAAAAGTTACGATGCCGCCGCATTTGTGCGGCAGGAGCTGGGTGCGGAGACGCCGTTAATTTTAGATCACAGTCTCTATAGCTGGAACAGTGCAGCGCGGGATGTGTTTTTGCAGCTTGCACCAGAGCGCGATACCGTACCGCTTGAACTCAACCGGAGCGAACTGTTTGCGAGAGACAATCATCACAGCGAGGCGATGGTGTACGGTTATCTTCCACTGATGACATCCGCGCAGTGCGTGCATGCGAACACGGAGAAGTGTGATAGGAAGCGCGGAATCTTATATCTGAAGGATCGGTATGGAAAATATTTCCCGGTCAAAAATAACTGCACGGAGTGTTATAATACGATCTATAATACCACGCCGCTCATGCTTTTTGACGAACGCGCGGATTTTTTACGCATGGGAATTGCCGCATACCGGATATCGTTTACGATTGAGGAGGAAGAGCAGGCAGCTTTCATACTGGATCTTTTTGAGCGGACGTTCCTTTCCGGAAAACACAGCGTAAAGGAACTGTTTCCCGACGGCTACACGAGGGGACATTATAAACGAGGGGTCGAATAA
- a CDS encoding NUDIX hydrolase, producing the protein MIEATSCGGVVIFRGKILLLYKNYKNKYEGWVLPKGTVEAGEEYPDTATREVLEETGVKAAIIKYVGKSQYSFTVPEDTVEKDVHWYLMMADSYYSKPQREEYFVDSGYYKYHEAYHLLKFPNEKQILEKAYNEYLELKKSNLWGNHKYF; encoded by the coding sequence ATGATAGAGGCAACAAGCTGTGGCGGTGTGGTAATATTCCGTGGTAAGATATTGCTTTTATACAAGAATTATAAGAACAAGTATGAAGGCTGGGTTCTGCCCAAGGGGACGGTGGAAGCCGGGGAGGAGTATCCGGATACGGCAACGCGTGAGGTGTTGGAGGAGACCGGGGTGAAGGCGGCAATTATCAAATATGTCGGCAAGAGCCAGTATTCCTTTACGGTACCGGAGGACACGGTGGAGAAGGACGTCCACTGGTATCTTATGATGGCAGACAGTTATTACAGCAAGCCGCAGCGGGAAGAATATTTTGTTGATTCCGGATATTATAAGTATCACGAAGCGTATCATCTCTTGAAGTTTCCGAACGAAAAACAGATTCTGGAGAAAGCTTACAATGAATATCTGGAGCTTAAGAAGAGTAATTTGTGGGGAAATCACAAATACTTTTAG
- a CDS encoding FtsW/RodA/SpoVE family cell cycle protein → MTDLIVELSKYLMTLLFAFYTYECFSSFRGKLTPEKRAKIFKRQMCLMYLIHLDAFLAIYAVTDDIRMILFYVVQAAFIAVTISSYRLVYGRASGLLINNMCMLLMIGFIMITRLSFDKAIRQFAIAVGAMVCSLIIPVLIQKVRFLRKMPWLYAAAGIIGLLAVLAFGITSSGAKISISLAGISVQPSEFVKIIFVFFVACMLYENTDLKHVCIATVLAAVHVLILVLSRDLGGALIFFVTYLVMLYVATRKLFYFAGGLLTGCIAAVVAYQLFSHVRVRVLAWQDPLSRIENEGYQICQSLFAIGTGGWFGMGLYQGMPEKIPVVEQDFIFSAIAEEMGGIFAICLLMVCISCFLMFFNVAMQMKEQFYKLIALGLGTVYGFQVFLTVGGVTKFIPSTGVTLPLVSYGGSSLFSTMIMFAVVQGLYIRRQDEGAANERKNAAPPRRRKTGFDEDVETFS, encoded by the coding sequence ATGACAGATTTGATTGTAGAATTATCAAAATATCTCATGACACTTTTGTTCGCGTTCTATACGTACGAGTGTTTTTCCTCATTCCGCGGGAAGCTTACCCCGGAGAAAAGGGCGAAGATATTTAAGCGTCAGATGTGCCTGATGTATCTCATTCATCTGGATGCGTTTCTGGCAATCTACGCGGTGACGGACGATATCCGCATGATTTTGTTCTATGTGGTGCAGGCGGCGTTTATTGCCGTCACAATTTCCAGTTACCGCCTGGTGTACGGAAGGGCTTCCGGGCTTTTGATCAACAATATGTGCATGCTGTTAATGATCGGGTTTATTATGATTACAAGGCTTTCCTTTGACAAGGCGATCCGGCAGTTTGCCATTGCGGTGGGGGCGATGGTGTGTTCGCTCATTATACCGGTGCTGATTCAGAAAGTGCGCTTTTTGCGGAAAATGCCGTGGCTTTACGCAGCTGCCGGGATCATCGGTCTTCTGGCGGTTCTGGCGTTCGGAATCACGAGCAGCGGTGCGAAAATATCAATCTCGCTTGCCGGAATATCGGTTCAGCCGAGTGAATTTGTCAAGATCATATTTGTATTTTTTGTGGCATGTATGCTTTACGAGAATACGGATTTGAAGCACGTGTGCATCGCGACGGTGCTGGCAGCGGTGCATGTCCTGATTCTGGTGTTATCGAGAGATCTGGGAGGAGCACTGATCTTCTTTGTGACCTACCTGGTGATGCTCTATGTGGCGACCAGAAAGCTGTTCTATTTTGCGGGAGGACTTCTGACCGGATGTATTGCCGCGGTGGTGGCATATCAGCTGTTTTCCCACGTGCGCGTGCGTGTCCTGGCATGGCAGGATCCGCTCTCAAGAATTGAGAATGAGGGCTACCAGATCTGCCAGTCCCTGTTCGCCATCGGTACCGGCGGCTGGTTTGGAATGGGACTATACCAGGGGATGCCGGAAAAGATTCCGGTGGTCGAGCAGGACTTTATCTTTTCCGCCATTGCGGAGGAGATGGGCGGCATTTTTGCAATCTGTCTTTTGATGGTGTGCATCAGCTGCTTTTTGATGTTTTTTAACGTGGCGATGCAGATGAAGGAGCAGTTTTACAAGCTGATTGCGCTGGGACTGGGAACCGTATACGGATTTCAGGTGTTCCTCACCGTCGGGGGAGTCACAAAATTTATTCCGTCGACAGGAGTCACGCTTCCGCTTGTCAGCTACGGAGGAAGCTCGCTATTTTCAACGATGATCATGTTTGCCGTTGTGCAGGGCTTATACATCAGACGGCAGGATGAGGGGGCAGCAAATGAAAGAAAAAATGCAGCACCGCCAAGACGAAGAAAAACAGGATTTGACGAAGATGTGGAAACTTTTTCATAA
- a CDS encoding GerW family sporulation protein, producing MADNSFHTTVESLFKGMDSFITTKTVVGDAIHIGDTIILPLVDVSFGVAAGAFSQDKKNNGAGGMGGKIMPSAVLVIQNGTTKLVNIKNQDGVTKILDMVPDFVNKFTSRNQVAADTASAADEDETKAREAAGKEMEDILKDSVNKEEN from the coding sequence ATGGCAGATAACAGTTTTCACACAACAGTAGAATCCCTGTTTAAGGGAATGGACAGTTTTATTACGACGAAGACGGTGGTGGGCGATGCGATTCATATCGGGGATACCATCATTCTTCCGCTCGTGGATGTATCATTTGGAGTTGCCGCAGGAGCATTTTCACAGGATAAGAAGAACAACGGAGCAGGCGGTATGGGCGGCAAGATTATGCCGAGCGCTGTGCTGGTGATCCAGAACGGTACCACGAAGCTCGTGAACATCAAGAACCAGGACGGCGTCACAAAGATTCTGGATATGGTGCCGGATTTTGTGAACAAATTTACCTCCAGGAATCAGGTCGCAGCCGATACAGCGTCCGCTGCAGACGAGGATGAGACGAAGGCGAGAGAAGCGGCTGGCAAAGAGATGGAGGACATCTTAAAGGATTCCGTGAACAAAGAAGAAAACTAA
- the zapA gene encoding cell division protein ZapA encodes MAEKTSAEVIIGGKVYTLSGYEGEEYLQKVATYINNKLGEFQGMEELRHLSGDMKATLLQLNIADDYFKAKTQVEKLEREIEQKEKEIYDLKHDLISNQIKAESDEKARKELEEQNKELLINKAKLEASLEDALLGKVPEKDKTEE; translated from the coding sequence ATGGCAGAGAAGACAAGCGCCGAAGTGATCATCGGTGGAAAGGTATACACACTGAGCGGTTATGAGGGCGAGGAGTACCTACAGAAGGTTGCCACCTATATCAACAATAAGCTGGGCGAGTTTCAGGGCATGGAAGAGTTAAGACATCTATCCGGCGACATGAAGGCGACGCTGTTGCAGTTAAATATCGCGGATGATTACTTTAAGGCGAAGACACAGGTGGAGAAGCTTGAGCGTGAGATCGAGCAGAAGGAAAAGGAAATCTACGATCTCAAACATGATCTTATTTCCAATCAGATCAAGGCAGAGAGCGACGAGAAAGCCAGAAAAGAGCTCGAGGAGCAGAACAAGGAGCTTTTAATCAACAAGGCTAAGCTGGAGGCGAGTCTCGAGGATGCGCTGCTCGGCAAAGTACCGGAAAAAGATAAAACAGAAGAATAG
- a CDS encoding peptidoglycan D,D-transpeptidase FtsI family protein codes for MKEKMQHRQDEEKQDLTKMWKLFHKNGKKKKNTKNREFAVVTYSFLGLFLCLMGYFVYFEQVESEQFINNPYNKRQELFTRSVVRGSIYSADGVTLAETVTDAEGNETRKYPAGRIFAHVVGYSTHGTSGIEAMANFNLLRSNILYMEKAVSEIRGEKNPGDSVTTTLNYDLQLQAYDALGSYDGAVVVMEPETGRILAMVSKPDFDPNTIADDWDTFVSDDSDSSVLLNRATQGLYPPGSTFKIFTTLEYIHENADYADYHFDCSGEYTVGTKTIHCHNNKRHGSEDLKTSFANSCNSSYASLGLTLDLEQFDDLCDQMLFNTALPTDFESSKSSFVLEPGDSDSAVMETSIGQGKTLVTPFHMALIASAIANDGVLMKPYVIDRITDAEGEVVEQYEPAEYKTLLSESDASVLQEYMRYVVEEGTATKLKSDSYEAAGKTGSAEFSSSSDATHSWFVGYAHNGEEPDIAVAVIVENSGVGSEYAVPIAKQIFDAYYTWEN; via the coding sequence ATGAAAGAAAAAATGCAGCACCGCCAAGACGAAGAAAAACAGGATTTGACGAAGATGTGGAAACTTTTTCATAAAAACGGAAAGAAAAAAAAGAATACAAAAAACCGGGAATTTGCGGTAGTAACCTACTCTTTTCTGGGGTTGTTTCTGTGCCTGATGGGCTATTTTGTGTATTTTGAGCAGGTGGAGAGCGAACAGTTTATCAATAATCCGTACAACAAACGGCAGGAGCTCTTTACGCGCAGCGTCGTGCGCGGCAGTATCTATTCCGCCGACGGAGTCACACTGGCGGAGACGGTTACGGATGCAGAGGGAAATGAGACGAGAAAGTATCCGGCGGGCAGGATCTTTGCGCATGTTGTCGGATATTCCACACACGGTACTTCCGGCATTGAGGCGATGGCGAATTTCAATCTGCTGCGCTCCAACATTCTGTATATGGAGAAGGCGGTCAGTGAGATCAGGGGAGAGAAAAATCCGGGGGACAGTGTCACAACGACGTTGAATTATGATCTGCAGCTTCAGGCGTACGATGCACTGGGAAGCTATGACGGGGCGGTCGTTGTGATGGAGCCGGAGACAGGCAGGATCCTTGCCATGGTGTCAAAGCCCGATTTTGATCCGAACACGATCGCGGATGACTGGGATACCTTTGTGTCGGACGACAGTGACAGCTCGGTTCTTCTAAACCGTGCCACCCAGGGGCTGTATCCGCCGGGATCGACGTTTAAGATCTTTACCACGCTCGAGTACATTCATGAGAATGCGGACTATGCGGACTATCATTTTGACTGTAGCGGCGAGTATACCGTGGGCACAAAGACCATCCACTGCCATAACAATAAGCGGCACGGATCGGAGGATTTAAAGACCTCCTTCGCAAATTCGTGTAATTCCTCCTATGCGTCCTTAGGACTCACACTGGATCTGGAACAGTTTGATGATCTCTGTGACCAGATGCTGTTTAATACCGCGCTTCCGACGGATTTCGAGTCGTCGAAGAGCAGCTTTGTGCTGGAGCCGGGAGACAGCGATTCAGCGGTGATGGAGACGTCCATCGGACAGGGTAAGACGCTTGTGACACCGTTTCACATGGCGTTAATCGCTTCTGCGATCGCCAACGACGGTGTGCTGATGAAGCCGTATGTGATTGACCGCATCACGGATGCGGAGGGCGAGGTTGTGGAGCAGTATGAGCCTGCGGAGTACAAAACACTGCTCTCGGAGAGCGATGCGTCCGTTTTGCAGGAATATATGCGCTATGTTGTGGAGGAAGGAACAGCGACCAAGTTAAAGAGCGACAGCTATGAGGCAGCCGGAAAGACGGGTTCGGCGGAGTTCTCATCCAGCTCGGACGCCACACATTCCTGGTTTGTGGGATATGCGCATAACGGGGAGGAACCGGACATCGCGGTGGCGGTGATCGTGGAGAATTCCGGCGTGGGAAGCGAGTATGCGGTCCCGATTGCAAAACAGATCTTTGATGCGTATTATACATGGGAGAACTAA
- a CDS encoding DUF2953 domain-containing protein, whose product MAVLLLILKIIGIILLILLGLILLILAVVLFVPVRYQVSGSIGEKTTVRIAVSWLLHAVSWRAAYEEEGFSSQLRIFGITRKGKKPDDGEPGEDDREDGAEEPEERSAADAPLADSEQKTEGILADGEQGEAERFDERQAKKVCAGAKEPDPAEHKELEQANPAVRRKQRGGLFRRIWERIRAFFAGLVRKLRQFRAGIKEALKKIKDVRTFLTDERHREALPLIFTELKYLLTHFKFRRIRTDLTFSMGDPALTGQVLGGLCMLPFLYRYQVQVYPDFEAENTYVTGTFDIKGRARGLHIAVSAVRLLGKKEFRIWLKWLMHR is encoded by the coding sequence ATGGCAGTTCTATTGCTGATATTAAAAATAATTGGAATCATCCTGCTGATCCTGCTTGGACTGATCCTGCTCATTTTGGCAGTGGTGCTTTTTGTTCCGGTGCGGTATCAGGTGAGCGGCAGCATCGGGGAGAAGACGACCGTCCGGATTGCGGTGTCATGGCTTTTGCATGCGGTAAGCTGGAGGGCAGCGTACGAAGAGGAAGGGTTTTCTTCACAGCTGCGGATCTTTGGGATCACCCGGAAAGGAAAAAAGCCGGACGATGGAGAACCCGGGGAGGATGACCGGGAGGACGGTGCAGAAGAACCCGAAGAGCGCAGTGCGGCAGATGCCCCCCTGGCAGACAGTGAGCAGAAAACAGAAGGCATCTTGGCAGACGGGGAGCAGGGAGAGGCGGAACGGTTCGACGAGAGGCAGGCGAAGAAAGTCTGCGCCGGGGCGAAGGAGCCGGATCCTGCGGAGCATAAGGAACTGGAACAAGCGAATCCGGCTGTGCGCAGAAAGCAGCGCGGCGGGCTGTTTCGGCGGATATGGGAGCGTATCCGTGCATTCTTTGCAGGACTTGTCAGAAAACTGCGGCAGTTTCGTGCCGGCATAAAAGAGGCTCTTAAGAAAATAAAAGATGTCCGTACGTTTTTGACGGACGAGCGGCACAGAGAGGCGCTGCCGCTCATTTTTACAGAGTTAAAATACCTGCTGACCCATTTTAAATTCCGGAGGATCCGGACGGATCTGACATTTTCCATGGGGGATCCGGCGCTGACCGGGCAGGTGCTCGGAGGCTTATGTATGCTTCCGTTTCTGTATCGGTATCAGGTGCAGGTATATCCGGACTTTGAAGCGGAGAATACCTATGTAACAGGCACATTTGATATAAAAGGGCGTGCAAGAGGACTGCATATCGCAGTATCGGCAGTCCGGCTGCTTGGCAAAAAGGAGTTCCGCATCTGGCTGAAATGGCTGATGCACAGATAA
- the ruvA gene encoding Holliday junction branch migration protein RuvA produces the protein MYAYIKGVLADVEEESVVVEAGGIGYRIYTTGQTFDYLPAVGEEVKLYTYLNVREDAMILYGFLTKDDLRVFKLLIGVNGIGPKGALAVLSVMTTDDLRFAVLGDDAKAIAKAPGIGAKTAQRVILELKDKLSLEEAFELKSEHVSRQNENGSSGVKNEAVQALVALGYASSEALKALNGIEITDDMDVETLLKAALKNMAFL, from the coding sequence GTGTACGCATATATAAAAGGCGTCCTTGCGGATGTGGAAGAAGAGAGCGTGGTTGTGGAGGCAGGCGGAATCGGATACCGGATCTATACGACCGGGCAGACGTTTGACTATCTTCCGGCTGTGGGAGAGGAAGTCAAGCTCTATACGTATCTGAATGTGCGCGAAGATGCGATGATTCTGTACGGGTTCCTGACGAAGGATGACCTGCGTGTCTTCAAGCTGTTAATCGGCGTCAACGGTATCGGCCCGAAGGGGGCGCTGGCGGTGCTGTCTGTGATGACAACCGATGATCTGCGATTTGCGGTGCTTGGCGATGACGCGAAGGCGATCGCCAAAGCGCCCGGAATCGGTGCAAAGACGGCACAGCGTGTGATTTTAGAACTGAAGGACAAGCTGTCGCTTGAGGAGGCGTTTGAACTCAAATCCGAGCATGTGAGCAGACAGAACGAGAACGGAAGCAGCGGTGTGAAGAATGAGGCGGTGCAGGCGCTTGTGGCGCTCGGCTATGCCTCTTCGGAAGCGTTAAAGGCGTTAAACGGCATTGAGATCACGGATGATATGGATGTGGAAACACTGTTAAAAGCCGCGCTTAAGAATATGGCATTCCTGTAG